The Desulfatibacillum aliphaticivorans DSM 15576 genome segment GGCCCGTAGTTGCGCGGTCCCCGCGCTGTTTAGGAAGCGTAAAATACACATCAAAGACACTGGGTCCCGGCTTGCGGGCGATCCTGAAATACGGATCGCCCTTGCCGGGATGACGGTCTTTTTAGCCCCCCTTATGCTCCAAGAGAGATTGTTTCTTCCCGTTCCCACGGTCCTTCACAGATTCTTCGGACCTCCCCCCCTTGGCGGACAGAAGGGACCATATTTGGAGAGCTTTCCACTTCAAAATCCCTGCGGCGTTCCAATTGTCAATGGTTTCATGTGTTGGGTTTCGCGGAGCTCTACCCAACCTACACCGCGTCAAGCAGAGACATAGGTTGGGTTAAGAAGTCCGGCTATGCGCTTCACCCCGGCTAAAACGGGTGTGGACTTCGAACCCAACATCAACCAGCCTAAGAGGAGGAAATCTCCCCTAAGCAGCCCCTGTATGCATTACCACACGAAGCATGGGGACGAGCTAATTGAAAACGCCAAGATTGAAAAGTTTTTGAAGGGGGTCTGGGGGAAACTTTTTTCAAAAAGTTTCCCCCAGAAAAGAATAAGCAGGGGCTCGAAATCCGAGCCCCTGCTTTTTTATGACTGATTATCCGTAGTGAACGGACGCGCGTTGCTTGCAATCAGGACGCGCCGAGCAAGGGGGATCGGGGCGTCCGGGGCGCCGGGAAAACGGGATCAAGCAATTTCGGGTAAAATGGGGGCAAATCATTTTACTCAAAGAACGCCCTAATCGATCCCGGGAATCGATAGGATCGAGCGGCCCGAGGGAGGGGGGCCGCCCCATCTTATCCGCTGACAACGTGAACTTCCCGGCTGCAACACTATCCGTCTTGCAAGGGGACGGGATAATCAGTCTTCCAGCACTCGCAGGCAATCCTGAGGGAGGCGGAAGGTGCCCTTGCCTACGACGCTCACTTCCACAAGATCATCAGGATCGTTGATGGAAGCGTCGGGGTCCGTTATGATTCCATGGAGGCCGACAAAGCCGTCCATATACTGCTCCCAGCTTTCGTCCTTGGAGCATTGGAATATTTCCACTTTTTGTCCTTGTTTAAGGCTCATGGCGTTTCTCCGTGATTATGGGGGAGATTTTCGGAAACTGAATGGGCGCCGGTTTTCCGGGCGCAATTCACGCACAGATACATGGACGACGCAGGAACGCCGCCCTGGCTGGCGCGATTCTTGACGAATTCCAAATATCTTTCGGTTCCCAGGGGCTCCTTGCACATGGAGCACTGGACCAGGGGCGCCCGGTTCAAGCGGGTTCCGCACAGGCTCAGGACGCGCCAGCCGTCCTCGTCCCGGATTTGCATGGCGCCGTTGGGGCAATTGGTTGCACAGGCGCCGCACAGGATGCATTTTTCCTGGATTTTTCTAAAGTCCGTCTTTACGGGATGGTCAAAGTCAAAATAGCCAAGCTCCAGGGCGTTGACCTTCATTTTATCCCGGCAGACCTCCACGCATTTGCCGCACCGCAGGCACACGTCGCAGCGCAGGCAGCGCCTGGCCTCTTCCTTGGCCGCGGCTTCGTCAAAGCCCAACTCCACCTGTTGAAAGGTGGTGCGGCGGCGATCCAAAAACAGCAAGGGCATTTCCGGCCGTTCCAGGGTCATTTTGGTTTCTGCCGAGGTTTGCAGGTGCGGAAGCATGCTTCTTCTCACCGGCACGGGCGGCGTTTTAGGCTGAGGCAGGTCGGAAAGATACCGGTCTATGCCCTGGGCCGCTCTTTTTCCGCCGCCGATGGCTTCGATGACGGTGGCCGGGCCGGTCACGGCGTCGCCCGCTGCAAAAACTCCGGGCATGGTGGTTTCCATGCTGACGCTGTTGACGCACAGGGTGTTCCTGTGGGTCCAGTCCACGGCCGTGAGATCGGCCAGGCAGGAGTCGTCCACTTTTTGGCCGATGGCGGCGATAATGGCGTCGGCCTCCATGACGAATTCGCTGCCCTCGATGGGCAGGGGCGCCATTCTGTCGGAGCCCGGCTTGGCGACCAATTCCGCCTTAAGGCATTTCAGGCCGGTTGCATGGCCGTTTTCGCCCTTCACCTCGACCGGTATGGTCAGGTAGGCGAAATGGATGCCTTCCTGCTCCGCCTGTTCCACTTCCTCGTGATCCGCGGGCATGGCGTCCTTATCGCGCCGATAGGCGATGGCCACGCTGCGGGCCCCCAGACGCAGGCTGGTGCGCGCGGCGTCGATGGCCACGTTTCCGCCGCCAACCACGACAACGTGCTTCCCCGGGGCGTGTCTTTCTCCCAGAGCCACGTCCTTTAAAAAGGCGATGGCGTCCCGGACTCCTTCAAAGTCATTTTCGCCGGGAATGCTCAGGGAATAGGCCTCGTGCGCGCCCACGGCCACGAAAAAAGCCTCATAGCCCTCTTCCTGCAAGCTGGCGAAGGTCACATCGCGGCCGAACCGGGTGTTGTATTTGATTTCCACGCCCAATTCTTCGATCATGGCCACTTCCCGGTCGATCACCTCCCGGGGCAAACGATACCGTGGAATGCCCACCATGATCATGCCGCCGGCAACGGGCAAATCTTCAAAGACCGTTACCTGATAGCCCATGACCGCCAAATAATAGGCGCAGGACATGCCGCCGGGGCCTGCGCCGATAACGGC includes the following:
- a CDS encoding NAD(P)-binding protein, whose translation is MNSGSCPVSEALIELRERLDKGVLSHPRCRTIAEQALGLIRDIAWARAGKDHLQALEGLAEQLVAWEGDTSCSETGQHLKSALLEHHEAFASHIKTKNCPTGQCVRLAPAPCQMACPAGIDVPTYVTLIGMGRYDEAISVIRKDNPFPWVCGLVCTRPCEFMCVRGRMDEPVAIKPLKAFAAERAFSTLTYNNPPKAPDKGRKVAVIGAGPGGMSCAYYLAVMGYQVTVFEDLPVAGGMIMVGIPRYRLPREVIDREVAMIEELGVEIKYNTRFGRDVTFASLQEEGYEAFFVAVGAHEAYSLSIPGENDFEGVRDAIAFLKDVALGERHAPGKHVVVVGGGNVAIDAARTSLRLGARSVAIAYRRDKDAMPADHEEVEQAEQEGIHFAYLTIPVEVKGENGHATGLKCLKAELVAKPGSDRMAPLPIEGSEFVMEADAIIAAIGQKVDDSCLADLTAVDWTHRNTLCVNSVSMETTMPGVFAAGDAVTGPATVIEAIGGGKRAAQGIDRYLSDLPQPKTPPVPVRRSMLPHLQTSAETKMTLERPEMPLLFLDRRRTTFQQVELGFDEAAAKEEARRCLRCDVCLRCGKCVEVCRDKMKVNALELGYFDFDHPVKTDFRKIQEKCILCGACATNCPNGAMQIRDEDGWRVLSLCGTRLNRAPLVQCSMCKEPLGTERYLEFVKNRASQGGVPASSMYLCVNCARKTGAHSVSENLPHNHGETP